Proteins co-encoded in one Stutzerimonas stutzeri genomic window:
- a CDS encoding disulfide bond formation protein B, with amino-acid sequence MNPQRSGMTWNLLLLTWLVALVSTLSALYIGEVMGQAPCVLCWFQRAFMFPLAVILAIACYRSDFTVWRYALPLTAIGAALAFVHTLLYAGLIPQPIQPCTATGPSCSGAGMTLFGVVPLPALALFAFILIAILLILIRRRTTP; translated from the coding sequence ATGAATCCTCAACGTTCAGGCATGACCTGGAACCTGCTGCTGCTAACCTGGCTGGTCGCACTGGTATCGACCCTATCCGCGCTGTACATTGGCGAGGTGATGGGCCAGGCACCCTGTGTTTTGTGCTGGTTCCAGCGCGCCTTTATGTTTCCGCTGGCGGTGATCCTGGCCATCGCCTGCTACCGCTCGGATTTCACAGTCTGGCGTTACGCCCTACCGCTGACCGCTATCGGTGCGGCTCTGGCATTTGTTCACACGCTGCTCTATGCAGGGCTGATTCCACAGCCGATCCAGCCCTGCACGGCCACCGGTCCATCCTGCTCAGGCGCCGGAATGACCCTCTTCGGCGTGGTGCCCCTGCCGGCACTCGCCTTGTTCGCCTTTATCCTGATCGCCATCCTGCTCATTCTCATCCGTCGGAGAACAACTCCATGA
- a CDS encoding methyltransferase family protein has translation MSALENRVPPLLVAGLIALLMGLSGPRLPSIELAWTARLTFALPVLFLGLGVCFAGVLSFRRARTTVNPLQPQQASVLVEAGIYQYSRNPMYLGFAISLTACALALASPFTLLGVVAFVLYMNRFQIEPEESALEALFGESFARYRARVRRWL, from the coding sequence ATGAGCGCGCTGGAGAACCGCGTGCCACCGCTGCTCGTAGCTGGCCTGATCGCTCTGCTGATGGGTTTGTCGGGGCCCAGATTACCGAGCATCGAACTGGCATGGACCGCGCGGCTGACCTTCGCTTTGCCGGTACTGTTCCTGGGGCTCGGCGTGTGTTTCGCCGGCGTACTGTCGTTTCGCCGCGCACGTACTACTGTCAATCCATTGCAGCCGCAGCAGGCTTCGGTGTTGGTGGAGGCTGGCATCTATCAGTACAGCCGCAACCCCATGTATTTGGGCTTCGCCATCAGCCTGACGGCCTGCGCGCTGGCCCTGGCCTCGCCTTTTACCCTGCTGGGCGTGGTTGCCTTCGTGCTTTACATGAATCGTTTCCAAATCGAACCCGAAGAGTCGGCGCTGGAAGCGCTGTTCGGCGAATCATTCGCTCGCTACCGCGCACGAGTCCGCCGCTGGCTCTGA
- a CDS encoding arsenic resistance protein gives MSRDWLEEHQIAFYFAAVVAAAIAGLSSAQFTGLTAMAITPAIAVLMYAMFLQIPFLELRAAFANRRFVGALLLANFLLMPLMVWLVTWPLSSNKALLVGALLVLLTPCIDYVVVFTHLGKGDSRLVLAATPLLLLLQLLLLPLYLQLILGSEAGTVIKLWPFAEAFLLLIVLPLVAAVLTEFGGRRSLLVRAWSAGWAWLPVPAMALVLIVVVGSQIAAVVYQLDILAPLLPVYGAFLLLAPALGVLSSRLFGLEVSAARAVAFSSGTRNSLVVLPLALALPESIRGLAAAAVITQTLVELIGELIYLRAIPAMIKNR, from the coding sequence ATGTCGCGGGACTGGCTGGAAGAACATCAGATAGCATTTTATTTCGCGGCGGTGGTGGCCGCTGCCATTGCAGGTTTGAGCTCTGCGCAATTCACCGGACTGACGGCCATGGCCATCACACCGGCGATTGCCGTGCTGATGTATGCCATGTTTCTGCAGATTCCTTTTCTGGAACTGCGAGCAGCTTTTGCCAACCGCCGCTTCGTCGGTGCCCTGTTACTGGCCAACTTCCTGTTAATGCCATTGATGGTGTGGCTAGTGACGTGGCCGCTCTCATCGAACAAGGCCTTGTTGGTCGGCGCGCTACTTGTCCTGCTGACGCCTTGTATCGATTACGTGGTGGTCTTCACCCACCTGGGCAAAGGGGACTCTCGTCTGGTGCTCGCGGCGACGCCATTGCTGCTGTTGCTTCAGCTTTTGCTGCTGCCCCTCTACTTGCAGCTAATCCTTGGTTCCGAAGCTGGCACAGTGATCAAGCTGTGGCCCTTCGCAGAAGCTTTCCTGTTACTGATCGTCCTACCCTTGGTAGCGGCTGTGCTCACCGAATTTGGCGGGCGCCGATCTCTGCTGGTTCGTGCATGGAGCGCAGGCTGGGCTTGGCTGCCAGTACCTGCAATGGCCCTGGTTCTAATCGTGGTGGTAGGTTCGCAGATCGCGGCCGTCGTGTACCAACTCGACATCCTGGCGCCGTTGCTTCCGGTATACGGAGCGTTTCTATTACTCGCTCCCGCCCTCGGCGTACTCAGCTCCCGGCTATTTGGTTTGGAGGTATCTGCCGCACGGGCAGTGGCATTTAGCTCAGGCACTCGCAACTCGCTTGTAGTGCTTCCCCTGGCCCTAGCGCTCCCGGAGTCCATTCGCGGGCTGGCTGCGGCGGCTGTGATCACTCAGACACTCGTAGAATTGATTGGTGAGTTGATCTACTTAAGGGCGATTCCAGCCATGATCAAAAACCGCTGA
- a CDS encoding cation diffusion facilitator family transporter: MAHEHNHNTEAIGDKRLIAAIGVNTVLTLAQVVGGILSGSLSLIADALHNLSDAASLVIALIARKIGRKPPDAFKTFGYRRSETIAALINLVTLIIVGLYLIYEAIGRFFAPQPIEGWTVVVVAGIALIVDVVTALLTYTMSKNSMNIKAAFLHNVSDALASVGVIIAGTLILLYDWYWTDTVLTLMIAGYVLWQGFSMLPKTIHLLMEGAPEGVSITDIINVMEQVDDVVSVHHVHVWEIAEHSTALEAHVVIKKASLPEIERVKTDLKRVLHERFKVSHSTLEMELDGSVCIDTRQADSHRSEA, translated from the coding sequence GTTAATACTGTGCTAACTCTGGCACAAGTTGTTGGAGGAATACTTTCTGGCAGTTTATCGCTCATAGCTGACGCGCTACATAACTTGAGCGATGCCGCATCACTGGTTATTGCGCTCATCGCACGTAAAATCGGTCGCAAACCGCCAGATGCTTTTAAAACCTTCGGCTACCGACGCAGTGAAACCATAGCGGCTTTGATTAACTTGGTCACGCTGATTATCGTTGGTCTCTACCTCATCTACGAAGCTATAGGTCGGTTTTTTGCCCCACAGCCCATTGAAGGATGGACAGTGGTCGTGGTGGCGGGAATAGCCTTGATTGTAGATGTCGTCACGGCCTTGCTCACCTACACAATGTCTAAGAATAGCATGAATATAAAGGCGGCATTCTTGCACAATGTGTCGGATGCGCTGGCCTCCGTCGGTGTTATTATTGCCGGAACATTAATCCTTCTGTATGACTGGTATTGGACAGATACTGTACTGACGCTGATGATTGCTGGTTACGTGCTATGGCAGGGCTTTAGCATGCTACCTAAAACCATTCACTTGTTAATGGAGGGCGCACCAGAAGGAGTTTCCATCACTGATATAATCAATGTCATGGAGCAAGTGGACGACGTTGTGAGTGTTCACCACGTACATGTCTGGGAAATTGCCGAACATTCAACTGCATTGGAAGCTCACGTTGTCATCAAGAAGGCTAGCCTGCCCGAAATTGAACGAGTGAAGACTGATTTAAAACGTGTACTTCATGAGCGATTCAAAGTCAGCCACTCGACACTTGAAATGGAGCTAGACGGCAGTGTTTGTATCGACACCAGGCAGGCCGACAGTCATCGCAGCGAAGCATAA
- a CDS encoding DsbA family protein produces MNRRSVVLIISAVILAVFAAAAFFYSPSQSPQQAQAPSSTAQETATQPKQNGGQLVRFHSPVFGPAQAPVTIVEFFDPSCEACRAFHPFVKQILAENPEDVRLVLRYVLFHQGSEEVARMLEAARKQNLHEQVLEAVLETQPGWHDDPKVTQAWAAAERVGLNLEQARQDMHTPSVNAVLETDMQDVKAVGIRGTPTFFVNGRALSEFGPEPLRRLVSSEVAKARE; encoded by the coding sequence ATGAATCGCCGTTCCGTGGTCCTGATCATCAGTGCCGTGATCCTGGCCGTTTTTGCCGCCGCCGCATTCTTCTATTCCCCCTCGCAGTCGCCTCAACAGGCCCAGGCTCCCAGTTCGACAGCCCAAGAGACCGCGACACAACCCAAACAGAACGGAGGCCAACTGGTTCGCTTCCACTCGCCGGTGTTCGGCCCGGCGCAAGCGCCAGTAACCATTGTCGAGTTCTTCGATCCTTCATGCGAGGCATGCCGCGCCTTCCATCCCTTTGTGAAGCAGATCCTCGCCGAGAACCCGGAAGATGTACGTCTGGTGCTGCGCTATGTACTGTTTCATCAAGGTTCGGAAGAAGTGGCGCGGATGCTTGAGGCGGCGCGCAAGCAAAATCTCCATGAACAAGTGCTGGAGGCTGTGCTGGAGACCCAGCCCGGTTGGCACGACGACCCCAAGGTAACGCAGGCATGGGCTGCTGCCGAGCGCGTCGGTTTGAACTTGGAGCAGGCCCGCCAGGACATGCATACGCCTAGCGTCAACGCCGTGCTTGAAACGGACATGCAGGACGTCAAGGCCGTTGGGATTCGTGGCACCCCGACCTTTTTTGTCAATGGTCGAGCGCTCAGCGAGTTCGGCCCGGAGCCGCTGCGCCGATTAGTGAGCAGCGAAGTGGCCAAGGCACGGGAATGA